A single window of Paenibacillus sp. FSL H8-0537 DNA harbors:
- a CDS encoding glycoside hydrolase family 6 protein, with protein sequence MTKLKTKFIGGKALREGIKQILVIAMLVGGIFHGMAPGTIQAAEAHQNNPFVGATGYLNPDYSTLVDTSIGLTSDASLKAKMETVKSYPTAVWIDRIDAINGGANNAGRKSIEEHLDAALAQKKAGTPITASFVIYNLPGRDCRALASNGELPLTLAALQTYKTDYIDVIAGIFAKPKYQDIRIIAIIEPDSLPNLVTNLNTPACAQASSTGIYEAGVKYALDKLHAIPNVYNYLDIGHSGWLGWDNNRTATISLYTSVVQGTVAGLNSVDGFITNTANSTPLNEPNLSNPDLNIGGQPIRSSKYYEWNPYFDETDFTAALYSGFVQAGWPTSVGFLIDTSRNGWGGVNRPTAAIGSDINTYVNSGRVDRRNHRGNWCNNSGAGIGEAPKAAPGPAHLDAYVWVKPPGESDGSSSEIPNNEGKGFDRMCDPTFITSDGVLTGALPNAPVSGHWFHNQFVMLVQNAFPVLPATNVGEPTAPAAPAALTATAGNAQVSLSWTASAGATSYNVKRALSAAGPFTTVAANVSGTSYVNTGLTNGTTYYYVVSAVNAVGESANSAVKSAVPVAGATAPAAPTALTATAGDAQISLSWTASAGATSYNVKRALSAAGPFTTVAANVSGTSYTNTGLTNGTTYHYVVSAVNAAGEGANSAAASATPQSVVVPSSDLVLQYRAGDTNATDSQIKPYFNIKNIGNTAVDLSDLKIRYYFSKEGTAAMDSAIDWAQVGGTNILRTFTDTYVELSFTSGAGAIQAGGQSGDIQLRMYKTDWTNFDETNDYSYDSTKTSYQDSNKVTLYKGGNLVWGIEP encoded by the coding sequence ATGACGAAATTGAAAACCAAATTTATTGGCGGTAAGGCTCTCCGTGAAGGTATTAAGCAAATACTTGTAATCGCGATGCTTGTCGGGGGGATTTTCCATGGTATGGCCCCGGGGACGATCCAGGCTGCGGAAGCGCATCAGAATAATCCGTTTGTCGGAGCTACGGGGTACCTGAACCCGGATTATTCCACCCTTGTCGATACATCCATCGGGCTTACTAGTGATGCGTCGCTAAAGGCAAAGATGGAAACGGTCAAATCTTATCCAACTGCAGTCTGGATTGACCGAATTGACGCCATTAATGGCGGGGCGAACAATGCCGGACGCAAAAGCATCGAGGAGCATCTGGATGCTGCTCTTGCTCAAAAGAAAGCGGGTACTCCGATTACCGCTTCATTCGTCATTTATAATCTTCCGGGCCGGGACTGCCGTGCGCTGGCGTCCAACGGTGAATTACCACTGACGCTGGCCGCATTGCAGACGTACAAAACGGACTATATTGATGTCATCGCAGGTATTTTTGCGAAACCCAAGTATCAGGACATTCGCATCATTGCCATTATTGAACCGGACAGTTTGCCTAACCTGGTCACCAATCTCAATACACCGGCCTGTGCTCAAGCCAGTTCGACAGGCATCTACGAAGCTGGCGTGAAATATGCATTGGACAAGCTGCATGCCATTCCGAATGTGTACAACTATCTGGATATCGGTCACTCCGGCTGGCTCGGATGGGATAACAACCGGACAGCTACAATCTCGCTGTATACGAGCGTTGTCCAAGGGACAGTGGCTGGTCTGAATAGCGTAGACGGCTTCATTACCAACACGGCGAACAGCACACCGTTGAATGAACCGAATCTGTCCAACCCGGATCTGAACATCGGAGGACAACCGATCAGGTCGTCCAAGTATTATGAGTGGAATCCGTATTTTGATGAAACCGATTTTACGGCTGCCTTGTATAGCGGGTTTGTACAGGCAGGCTGGCCGACCAGCGTAGGCTTCCTGATTGATACCAGCCGCAATGGTTGGGGAGGGGTGAACCGTCCGACAGCGGCTATAGGCAGTGATATTAACACCTACGTAAATTCTGGGCGTGTCGATCGCCGGAATCACCGGGGGAACTGGTGCAACAACAGTGGAGCAGGTATAGGTGAAGCACCTAAAGCGGCACCAGGGCCTGCCCATTTGGATGCCTATGTGTGGGTCAAGCCACCAGGTGAATCTGACGGCTCCAGTTCGGAAATTCCGAACAATGAAGGCAAAGGATTCGACCGGATGTGTGACCCAACGTTTATAACTAGTGATGGGGTATTGACGGGCGCGCTTCCTAACGCTCCAGTATCCGGTCACTGGTTCCATAATCAATTCGTCATGCTGGTGCAAAACGCATTCCCTGTTCTTCCGGCTACCAATGTCGGCGAACCTACCGCTCCAGCGGCTCCGGCAGCACTGACTGCGACAGCAGGCAATGCACAGGTGTCACTGAGCTGGACGGCTTCCGCAGGAGCGACGAGCTATAACGTGAAGCGGGCGTTGAGCGCGGCCGGACCATTCACAACCGTTGCCGCCAATGTGAGCGGCACATCGTATGTCAATACAGGCTTGACCAACGGAACAACCTACTATTATGTGGTCAGCGCCGTAAATGCCGTAGGTGAAAGCGCGAATTCGGCTGTAAAAAGTGCTGTGCCGGTAGCTGGAGCCACCGCTCCTGCTGCACCTACTGCATTGACGGCCACCGCAGGCGATGCACAGATCAGCTTGTCCTGGACGGCTTCCGCAGGGGCGACCAGTTATAACGTGAAACGCGCGCTGAGTGCGGCCGGACCATTCACTACGGTTGCTGCCAATGTGAGCGGCACATCTTACACGAATACAGGTCTGACCAACGGCACGACCTATCACTATGTTGTGAGTGCTGTGAACGCTGCGGGGGAAGGTGCTAATTCTGCCGCTGCTTCCGCAACTCCGCAAAGCGTGGTTGTTCCATCCAGTGATCTGGTCTTGCAATATCGTGCGGGAGATACCAATGCGACAGACAGCCAGATCAAGCCGTATTTCAATATCAAAAACATCGGCAACACGGCTGTAGATCTGAGTGATCTGAAAATCCGTTATTACTTCTCGAAGGAAGGCACCGCAGCTATGGACTCGGCCATTGACTGGGCTCAGGTTGGCGGTACTAACATTCTGCGCACGTTCACCGATACGTATGTAGAGCTCAGCTTTACTTCCGGAGCCGGTGCGATCCAGGCAGGTGGACAATCCGGGGATATCCAGCTCCGCATGTACAAAACGGACTGGACCAACTTTGACGAAACGAATGATTATTCCTACGATTCAACCAAAACATCCTATCAGGACTCGAACAAGGTGACCCTCTATAAAGGCGGCAACCTAGTGTGGGGAATTGAGCCTTAA
- a CDS encoding helix-turn-helix transcriptional regulator encodes MAVPLSKLTKIPRILIQTPTHQQKILRMNGLSAIESCTRTEGATGTLFLEDHMLLIVIEGMYTVRFGTEVYTVNKHEMVLIHKSIAFQYEKSGEPNFDYVLNYMMFFLKDEIINEFMKLADYTPTSAARVPAQVSVHAIDDRLFSYLESLKPYFNEPERIRDGLVKVKLLELLFGIADRNDIFLSELAHIKRQERKSIKDVVDANITNPVTLHDLAYLSGRSLSSFKRDFKAIYNTSPLQWIRNRRLDKAQEMLIHSSLSVTEICFSTGFENVSHFSKVFKLRFGIPPSALKQPPKL; translated from the coding sequence TTGGCTGTACCCTTGAGTAAGTTGACAAAAATACCCCGAATCCTAATTCAAACACCAACCCATCAACAAAAAATATTGAGAATGAATGGACTGTCTGCGATAGAGTCTTGCACACGTACAGAGGGCGCCACTGGCACGTTGTTTCTAGAAGACCATATGCTCTTAATCGTAATTGAAGGGATGTATACCGTACGGTTTGGAACCGAGGTGTATACGGTAAACAAGCATGAAATGGTACTGATTCATAAATCCATTGCGTTTCAATATGAAAAAAGCGGGGAACCGAACTTCGATTATGTACTCAATTATATGATGTTCTTCTTAAAAGACGAAATAATTAACGAGTTTATGAAACTAGCAGATTATACTCCTACTTCAGCAGCTAGGGTACCGGCTCAGGTATCTGTACATGCGATTGATGATAGACTTTTCAGCTATCTGGAATCATTGAAGCCGTATTTTAATGAACCGGAACGAATTAGAGATGGGTTGGTTAAGGTGAAGTTATTAGAATTATTATTTGGCATAGCTGATAGAAATGATATTTTCCTATCTGAGCTTGCCCATATTAAGCGCCAAGAACGAAAAAGCATCAAGGACGTCGTTGATGCGAATATCACAAATCCCGTAACCTTGCATGATCTCGCCTACTTATCTGGCCGAAGCCTATCCTCCTTTAAACGTGATTTTAAAGCGATCTATAATACTTCTCCGCTCCAGTGGATACGAAATCGCCGATTGGATAAAGCACAAGAAATGCTAATCCATTCATCCTTATCCGTAACTGAAATTTGCTTCTCAACGGGTTTTGAGAACGTCTCACACTTCTCCAAAGTGTTTAAGCTGAGATTCGGAATCCCGCCTTCCGCACTCAAACAACCGCCAAAGCTCTGA
- a CDS encoding VOC family protein: MPDSNLRQDSAATPIASMKGHHIAIRVPDYEAAKSWYVEKLGFRVIQEWPFGDLQLAYVAPPHDDSFYFEIIGDGEVNDAPIYHDINSSMYKAGYHHLCMSVNDVDEAIAYLDSKGVALIGEPFNLEAIHRRLAFFTDPWGNIFELAQVIG; the protein is encoded by the coding sequence ATGCCTGACTCTAACCTTCGGCAGGATTCCGCTGCCACCCCTATTGCATCAATGAAAGGTCATCATATCGCCATCCGTGTGCCAGACTACGAGGCTGCAAAGAGCTGGTACGTGGAGAAGCTGGGCTTCCGTGTTATTCAAGAATGGCCGTTTGGAGACCTGCAGCTTGCTTATGTCGCTCCGCCTCATGACGACTCCTTTTATTTTGAGATTATTGGAGACGGAGAGGTAAATGACGCTCCCATTTATCATGATATTAACAGCAGTATGTATAAGGCTGGTTACCATCATCTCTGCATGAGCGTGAACGACGTGGATGAAGCGATTGCATATTTGGATTCAAAAGGGGTCGCCCTCATCGGGGAGCCCTTTAACTTGGAGGCCATCCATCGCCGCCTCGCATTTTTCACCGATCCGTGGGGGAATATATTCGAATTGGCTCAGGTGATAGGTTAA
- a CDS encoding DNA-binding protein: MNGFEDWNLKVKKTFNATSNLVVLTVTEAGGLMGLSKDQMKIFVDKYNLTKVPIMRSAHRYLLLKCEIDEIVANRAV, from the coding sequence ATGAATGGATTTGAAGACTGGAATCTAAAAGTAAAAAAGACGTTTAATGCAACGAGCAATCTAGTTGTATTAACCGTAACGGAGGCAGGAGGATTAATGGGTCTCTCCAAAGACCAAATGAAGATCTTCGTGGATAAATACAACTTAACAAAAGTCCCGATCATGAGAAGTGCCCATAGATACCTGTTGCTGAAATGTGAAATAGACGAGATTGTTGCGAATAGGGCCGTTTAG
- a CDS encoding DNA-primase RepB domain-containing protein: MTPRLSSTTYSRNLRRFSSHASYFIKKLGCRQNEQLYFTLVHDDKNKNKRYSTSLIHPAMTLHKPLSLLERRTSQFTLFTKRNKRIHVLSQNKKGYAVFMEINYRETRTSDFKKIRAQFIDVDLNKISMHLDTKEQVKQMIESIHSDPEEQLQSITVKRNKKGQYHLLALRSKQRVTKLKKAFIKKFKLQIKDTMIIETKNGYHIYWVVQGASVSKFVPIQKALAQKFSSDPLITNLSRVMRIPGFYHMKNPRSPFIVKVRQLGRKKPFSQEEIIQSLALKPFN, translated from the coding sequence ATGACACCGCGATTAAGTTCAACGACATATTCCAGAAATTTGCGAAGGTTTTCCAGTCACGCAAGCTACTTTATAAAAAAACTAGGCTGTAGACAGAACGAACAACTGTATTTCACTTTAGTCCATGACGATAAAAACAAAAATAAAAGATACAGTACTTCATTAATTCACCCAGCGATGACACTGCATAAACCTCTAAGTCTACTTGAAAGACGCACCTCTCAATTCACACTCTTTACCAAGAGAAATAAACGTATACACGTTCTCAGTCAAAATAAAAAAGGTTATGCCGTATTTATGGAGATCAATTACCGTGAAACAAGGACTAGTGATTTCAAAAAAATCAGAGCACAGTTCATCGATGTAGATCTGAACAAGATTTCCATGCATTTAGACACAAAAGAACAAGTTAAGCAGATGATTGAATCGATTCACTCCGACCCTGAAGAACAGCTTCAATCGATTACAGTTAAAAGAAATAAAAAAGGCCAATACCATCTGTTAGCTCTGCGATCAAAACAGAGAGTAACGAAATTGAAGAAGGCGTTTATAAAAAAATTCAAGCTTCAAATTAAGGATACGATGATCATCGAAACTAAAAACGGATATCACATCTATTGGGTTGTTCAAGGCGCATCCGTAAGCAAATTCGTTCCCATTCAAAAAGCATTAGCCCAAAAATTCAGCTCTGATCCTCTGATAACCAATTTATCAAGAGTCATGCGTATACCTGGCTTTTACCATATGAAAAATCCTAGAAGCCCTTTTATCGTAAAGGTTAGACAACTGGGCAGGAAAAAACCTTTTTCCCAAGAGGAAATTATTCAGTCTCTAGCATTAAAACCTTTTAATTAA